In the genome of Bombus affinis isolate iyBomAffi1 chromosome 7, iyBomAffi1.2, whole genome shotgun sequence, one region contains:
- the LOC126918656 gene encoding probable H/ACA ribonucleoprotein complex subunit 1 translates to MNSTEKLKILLFCGLVLSAVAEEAKKTAESSAQPKEEKTKRGLELSLGDHGFGGGYGGGGGGGGGFGLGGGFGGGFGSSEHVSAEHVPAVTVTKTVHVPEPYPVEVTKHVPVPVSVPVKVPIDKPYPVHVPQPYPVTVEKPVPYPVEKPIPYPVKVPVKVPIKVPLPVKVPVKVPVTVPKPVPYPVKVPVVVKEAVPIVVKEHGGGFGGGFGGGLGGGYGGGHGGGFGGGLSLGGGHDLGGGYGGYEHL, encoded by the exons ATGAACAGCACAGAGAAGCTGAAA ATCTTACTTTTCTGCGGCCTGGTACTGTCGGCCGTGGCCGAGGAGGCGAAAAAGACCGCGGAGTCCAGCGCCCAACCAAAAGAGGAGAAGACGAAACGCGGCTTGGAGCTTAGCTTGGGTGATCATGGCTTCGGAGGAGGTTACGGAGGTGGAGGCGGAGGCGGAGGCGGATTTGGCCTTGGAGGCGGTTTCGGAGGCGGCTTTGGTAGCAGCGAACATGTATCCGCGGAACACGTCCCGGCAGTCACGGTCACAAAGACCGTCCACGTGCCAGAACCTTACCCAGTAGAGGTCACAAAACATGTCCCCGTACCCGTCAGTGTACCAGTCAAAGTACCAATCGACAAGCCATATCCTGTCCACGTGCCTCAGCCGTACCCTGTTACAGTCGAAAAGCCCGTGCCTTACCCGGTCGAGAAGCCAATACCTTACCCTGTGAAGGTGCCCGTCAAGGTGCCAATAAAGGTGCCTCTGCCGGTCAAGGTACCTGTCAAGGTACCGGTCACTGTACCAAAACCAGTGCCCTACCCTGTTAAGGTGCCCGTGGTCGTGAAGGAGGCTGTACCTATTGTCGTGAAGGAACACGGAGGTGGATTCGGAGGTGGTTTCGGAGGTGGACTCGGTGGAGGATACGGAGGTGGACACGGAGGTGGATTCGGTGGTGGACTGTCTTTAGGAGGTGGTCACGATCTTGGCGGAGGTTATGGAGGTTACGAGCATTTGTGA